One genomic segment of Rivularia sp. PCC 7116 includes these proteins:
- a CDS encoding PleD family two-component system response regulator, which yields MVHTEFVAYKDLIEKFKTCTTNQYSGKLEINSSKNKWSLYYRFGRIIWATGGIHQFRRWRRKINQYCPQIKIDEIKLQPIQLENELWDYQLLVLLYKRKKADRKQVEAVAKNIISEVLFDIAQQANFEDVTCVSNPKVILDISLTFMNTEFFLNRMEGEWNAWSSAGLANFTPHLSPALLQPKQVQQLVTPTVYQNFVNFINGEYTLQDLALKLDFNILKISSDLLPFILRGFIKMSNLPDLPLAVEEVKNYIPSSCKEKLDTPLIACIDDSLQICQTLESIITANNMRFVQIQDAIQALPTLIENKPDVILLDLMMPVVNGYEVCAQIRRVNQLANVPVIILTGSDGLFDKFRAKVAGSTDFMSKPIVAEKLLAMIKKYLNNKADSLQQQSCSNTGHKTQFAI from the coding sequence ATGGTGCATACAGAGTTCGTAGCATATAAAGACCTGATTGAGAAATTTAAAACTTGTACAACAAATCAGTACAGCGGCAAATTAGAAATTAATTCGTCTAAAAATAAATGGAGCTTGTACTATCGGTTTGGGCGAATTATTTGGGCAACAGGGGGAATTCATCAGTTTCGACGTTGGCGTAGAAAAATCAATCAATATTGTCCTCAAATCAAAATTGATGAGATTAAGTTACAGCCAATACAATTGGAAAATGAACTTTGGGATTATCAATTATTAGTTCTTTTGTATAAACGCAAAAAGGCTGATAGAAAACAAGTAGAAGCTGTTGCAAAAAATATAATATCAGAAGTATTATTTGATATTGCACAGCAGGCAAATTTTGAAGATGTAACTTGTGTTTCTAATCCAAAAGTTATTTTAGATATCTCTCTCACCTTCATGAATACAGAATTTTTTCTCAACCGTATGGAGGGAGAATGGAATGCGTGGTCATCTGCGGGATTAGCCAATTTTACTCCCCATTTATCGCCAGCATTATTACAGCCGAAACAAGTTCAACAACTTGTAACGCCGACTGTCTACCAAAACTTTGTTAACTTCATTAATGGCGAATATACTTTACAAGATTTAGCGCTGAAACTTGATTTTAATATACTCAAAATATCCTCTGATTTACTACCTTTCATTCTGAGAGGATTTATCAAGATGTCAAATTTGCCGGACTTACCTTTAGCAGTTGAAGAAGTTAAAAATTATATCCCATCTTCTTGTAAGGAAAAATTAGATACTCCGCTGATTGCTTGCATTGATGATAGTCTGCAAATATGCCAAACCTTAGAAAGTATTATTACTGCAAATAATATGAGGTTTGTGCAAATTCAAGACGCTATCCAAGCTTTACCAACCTTAATTGAAAACAAACCAGATGTAATACTTTTAGATTTAATGATGCCAGTGGTAAATGGATACGAAGTTTGTGCCCAAATCAGAAGAGTTAATCAACTTGCCAATGTTCCGGTAATTATATTAACTGGTAGCGATGGACTTTTTGATAAATTTCGTGCCAAGGTGGCTGGCTCTACTGACTTTATGAGCAAACCCATAGTCGCTGAAAAACTTTTAGCAATGATAAAGAAATATTTAAATAATAAAGCTGATAGTTTGCAACAGCAATCTTGTTCTAACACCGGGCATAAAACACAATTTGCCATCTAG
- a CDS encoding BON domain-containing protein, translating into MSESAELNQEEIAQLENFVNLLADLSIVESSKQEQSHTDDCDTKNQSLNSWNWRKVRNSYIVSPIDIGDDEEYFAKDNKSSNNSNTIYLEAQLDFPQTQSTSYQEIAEEIDVEISPLEQNSEASNQFNQDNSEETVTAVQKLQNILVGDELEEIKKNLQNLNHQLYDSDELIKLLLPQIAELLKRKISESKEEVVEAVTPIIDNAIHSRVEQNKESMGAALAAAVPVAIAEQITVNSGEVAEAIAPAMGEAIQKQIELEKDKIVDALYPVIGNTISKYMGETIQAINQQIENTLSVEGIKRKIRAKLQGVSEAELIVKESISFTPQAIFLIHKTSGLVICDIQPSDSERLESDMIAGMLTAIRSFANDCMIQSGNVSELDEIDYGNFKIILEVAGYCYLAIIVKGEVPKKFVSRMRQVLSTIITSYSKSIEHFEGDLETIPNKINMLLEGLADFQHQKEEKQSKISPLLVLSLSIVGIIFIPLGIWQYNNSRIRSVENKTALALASAPELSVYRIDVKADGDKLKLKGRVPNNFLKTRAKQIVASTAPNWNIDNQIISVEIPASPVLAQAEIKRVTAILNQINGTAISADYSNGRVAVVGSVSKIADAQKITQAFEKIPGVQKVSSAVEVKPVSIPIRFYFKSQSANLVPKDLENKIMQVRKFLNQHPMKTIKIIGYSYSNNEAFATKELALQRAKSVQQALIQQGISPSRMQVIGKTSLPPGIDETQPSWLMRCVVLEPIIQNVN; encoded by the coding sequence ATGTCTGAATCTGCTGAGTTGAATCAAGAAGAAATCGCACAGCTTGAGAATTTTGTTAATTTGCTAGCTGATTTATCAATTGTCGAATCATCTAAGCAAGAACAATCTCATACTGATGATTGCGATACCAAAAATCAGTCTCTAAATTCTTGGAATTGGCGTAAAGTGCGTAATTCATATATTGTGTCGCCTATTGATATCGGTGATGATGAGGAATATTTTGCTAAAGACAATAAATCTTCTAATAATTCTAATACTATTTATTTAGAAGCCCAATTAGATTTTCCTCAAACTCAATCAACAAGTTACCAAGAAATAGCAGAGGAAATTGATGTTGAAATATCACCTTTAGAACAAAACTCAGAAGCTTCAAATCAATTTAATCAGGATAATTCGGAAGAAACAGTTACTGCCGTCCAAAAGTTACAGAATATATTAGTAGGAGATGAGTTAGAGGAAATCAAAAAAAATTTACAAAATCTCAACCATCAGCTTTACGATTCGGATGAACTAATAAAGTTGCTTTTACCGCAAATTGCCGAACTTTTAAAGCGCAAGATTTCCGAATCCAAAGAAGAAGTTGTAGAAGCGGTTACCCCAATAATTGATAATGCTATCCATAGCAGAGTTGAGCAAAATAAAGAAAGTATGGGTGCGGCTTTAGCTGCTGCTGTTCCCGTAGCCATAGCCGAACAAATAACTGTAAATTCAGGGGAAGTCGCCGAAGCAATTGCCCCAGCCATGGGAGAAGCAATTCAAAAACAAATTGAATTAGAAAAAGATAAAATAGTCGATGCTCTTTATCCTGTAATTGGCAATACAATTTCCAAGTATATGGGAGAAACTATCCAAGCAATTAACCAACAAATTGAAAATACTTTAAGTGTTGAAGGAATCAAACGTAAGATTCGGGCTAAATTGCAAGGTGTTTCGGAAGCAGAATTAATTGTTAAGGAGTCGATATCTTTTACTCCTCAAGCTATCTTTTTAATTCATAAAACATCGGGTTTAGTTATTTGCGATATTCAACCTTCGGATTCAGAACGATTAGAATCAGACATGATAGCAGGAATGCTAACTGCGATTCGCAGCTTTGCTAATGATTGTATGATTCAGTCAGGAAACGTTTCGGAACTCGATGAAATTGATTATGGTAATTTCAAGATAATTTTGGAAGTTGCAGGATACTGTTATCTAGCAATTATTGTCAAAGGGGAAGTTCCGAAGAAATTTGTTTCTCGGATGCGGCAAGTTCTCAGTACAATTATTACCAGTTACAGTAAGTCTATAGAGCATTTTGAAGGGGATTTAGAGACAATTCCCAACAAGATAAATATGCTTTTAGAAGGTTTAGCTGATTTTCAACATCAGAAAGAAGAGAAGCAGAGTAAAATATCGCCTTTATTGGTACTGAGTTTATCTATTGTAGGAATAATTTTTATTCCTCTTGGCATTTGGCAATATAACAACAGTCGAATTCGTTCGGTTGAAAATAAAACAGCCTTGGCTTTGGCTTCTGCTCCGGAATTATCAGTTTATCGTATTGATGTTAAAGCAGATGGAGATAAACTCAAACTAAAAGGGAGAGTTCCTAATAATTTTTTGAAAACAAGAGCAAAACAAATAGTTGCTTCTACGGCACCTAATTGGAATATTGATAATCAAATTATTTCAGTTGAAATACCAGCATCCCCAGTATTAGCACAAGCAGAAATAAAACGAGTCACCGCAATTTTAAATCAAATAAATGGTACGGCAATTTCAGCCGATTACAGCAATGGCAGAGTTGCGGTTGTTGGTAGTGTCAGCAAAATTGCCGATGCTCAAAAAATTACACAAGCATTTGAAAAAATTCCCGGTGTTCAAAAAGTATCGAGTGCTGTTGAGGTAAAACCTGTTTCTATTCCAATTAGATTTTATTTTAAAAGTCAATCAGCAAATTTAGTACCTAAAGACTTAGAAAATAAAATAATGCAGGTACGAAAGTTTTTAAATCAGCATCCAATGAAGACAATCAAAATTATCGGTTATAGCTATTCAAACAACGAGGCTTTTGCAACTAAAGAATTAGCGCTGCAACGAGCTAAATCCGTACAGCAAGCATTGATTCAGCAAGGAATCTCTCCATCAAGAATGCAGGTTATCGGTAAAACAAGCTTACCACCTGGTATTGATGAAACCCAGCCTTCATGGTTAATGCGCTGCGTTGTTTTAGAACCGATTATTCAGAATGTAAATTAG
- a CDS encoding Rab family GTPase, producing the protein MSTISNKICLIGDFGVGKTSLIRRFVDRQFSDKYLSTVGVKISRKSIEVTDKQRQEHIALQLLIWDIEGSTKFKRVSASYFQGAKGAIIVGDVTRPESLENLSEHIQAFLKVNPKGKTAIALNKSDLIDAEYLDKYCQLYSFNDNESFVSTFASSAKTGENVDKIFQSLAHSMI; encoded by the coding sequence ATGTCTACAATCTCAAATAAAATTTGTTTAATTGGTGATTTTGGTGTTGGCAAAACAAGCTTGATTCGCAGATTTGTCGATAGACAGTTTAGCGATAAATACCTGTCTACCGTAGGTGTAAAAATTTCTCGTAAATCTATAGAAGTCACAGATAAACAGCGTCAGGAACATATTGCACTACAGCTATTAATTTGGGATATAGAAGGAAGTACAAAATTCAAAAGAGTTTCCGCAAGTTATTTTCAAGGAGCCAAAGGAGCAATTATAGTTGGTGACGTGACGCGCCCGGAATCACTAGAGAATCTTTCAGAACATATTCAAGCCTTCTTAAAAGTTAATCCCAAAGGTAAAACTGCGATCGCTCTGAATAAATCAGATTTAATTGATGCAGAATATTTAGACAAGTATTGCCAACTTTACAGTTTTAACGATAATGAAAGTTTTGTCTCTACTTTTGCAAGCTCTGCTAAAACTGGAGAAAACGTTGATAAAATTTTTCAATCCCTCGCACATTCAATGATTTAA